A single genomic interval of Mycolicibacterium holsaticum DSM 44478 = JCM 12374 harbors:
- a CDS encoding gluconokinase, whose translation MSPIVVMGVSGSGKSTVGAALAQRLRVPFADADDFHPPANIAKMTSGQPLNDEDRRPWLEAIGKWLAERGEHGGVMSCSALKRMYRDRLRRHCPDVEFVHLSGTPEVIGRRQASRPGHFMPASLLNSQFATLEPLEPDEKGVTIDVDQSIDAIVESYVAATE comes from the coding sequence ATGTCGCCAATCGTCGTGATGGGCGTCTCGGGGTCGGGTAAGTCGACTGTCGGGGCGGCATTGGCGCAGCGACTCCGGGTTCCGTTCGCCGACGCCGATGATTTTCACCCGCCGGCCAACATCGCGAAGATGACATCGGGCCAGCCGCTCAACGACGAAGACCGCCGTCCCTGGCTGGAAGCGATCGGGAAGTGGCTGGCCGAGCGGGGTGAGCACGGCGGTGTGATGAGTTGCTCTGCGCTCAAACGCATGTACCGCGACCGGTTGCGCCGCCATTGTCCCGACGTGGAATTCGTCCATCTCAGCGGCACACCCGAGGTGATCGGCAGGCGCCAGGCCAGCCGCCCCGGGCACTTCATGCCCGCCTCGCTGCTCAATTCCCAGTTCGCCACCCTCGAGCCGCTTGAACCGGACGAGAAGGGTGTCACCATCGATGTCGATCAGAGCATCGATGCCATCGTCGAAAGCTACGTCGCCGCAACCGAATAG
- a CDS encoding GntP family permease has translation MQAIEPAYGAGTLMLIAAAAVAVLLFLIMKVNLHPFVALVLVSVLTAIAAGIPVGDIPDALAFGFADTIGAVALLVGFGIMLGRLLEITGGAQVLADTLIGRFGEKRAPLALGVAALLFGFPIFFDAGLVVFLPIIMTVARRFGGSLLLYALPAAGAFAAMHALVPPHPGPVAAAEALDADIGLTLLVGVPIAVVSWYVGVMLVSRVLGRRVFVDVPEALFGELNGGRDADTEGTTGTAPAFLTVLALLLLPMVLISFNTVLNTLIAARVIGEDATWARYLMLLGNTTVALLITVVVAILVLGLREHAMADITTILDKALGPICSIILITGAGGMFGGVLELSGIGEALSGSLSDLGMSLIVQAFIIATLLRVAQGSATVALTTTAGLLSAGAAQADLSSLQLTLMVIAIAAGATVLSHVNDSGFWLVSRFFGMDVKTTLKTWTVMETALGLSAFVLALALWMVA, from the coding sequence GTGCAGGCAATCGAACCGGCTTACGGCGCCGGCACACTGATGCTGATCGCCGCGGCAGCGGTGGCCGTTCTGCTGTTCTTGATCATGAAGGTCAACCTGCATCCGTTCGTGGCGCTCGTGTTGGTGAGCGTGCTGACGGCGATCGCCGCAGGCATCCCGGTGGGTGACATTCCCGACGCGCTGGCCTTCGGCTTCGCCGACACCATCGGCGCGGTCGCGCTCCTGGTCGGTTTCGGCATCATGCTCGGGCGCCTGCTCGAGATCACCGGTGGCGCCCAGGTCCTCGCCGACACGCTCATCGGCCGCTTCGGTGAAAAGCGCGCACCGCTGGCGCTCGGCGTTGCGGCGCTGCTCTTCGGCTTTCCGATCTTCTTCGACGCCGGCCTGGTCGTGTTCCTGCCGATCATCATGACGGTGGCGCGGCGCTTCGGCGGTTCGCTGCTGCTGTACGCGCTGCCGGCCGCCGGCGCATTCGCCGCGATGCATGCCCTGGTCCCGCCGCACCCCGGACCGGTGGCAGCGGCCGAGGCGCTCGACGCCGACATCGGGCTCACGTTGCTCGTCGGTGTGCCCATCGCGGTCGTGTCGTGGTACGTGGGTGTGATGCTCGTGTCGCGGGTGCTCGGGCGCCGGGTGTTCGTCGACGTTCCCGAGGCGCTGTTCGGTGAGCTGAACGGCGGACGCGACGCGGACACCGAGGGGACCACCGGGACGGCTCCAGCGTTTCTGACCGTGCTCGCCCTGCTGCTGCTGCCGATGGTGCTGATCTCGTTCAACACCGTGCTCAACACGCTCATCGCTGCTCGGGTGATCGGCGAAGACGCCACCTGGGCGCGATATCTCATGCTGCTCGGCAACACCACCGTGGCGCTGCTGATAACCGTCGTCGTGGCGATCCTCGTGCTGGGGTTGCGCGAGCATGCGATGGCCGACATCACCACGATCCTGGACAAGGCGCTCGGCCCGATCTGCTCGATCATCCTGATCACCGGTGCGGGCGGCATGTTCGGCGGGGTGCTGGAGCTCAGCGGTATCGGCGAAGCGCTCAGCGGGTCACTTTCGGACCTCGGAATGTCGCTGATCGTGCAGGCTTTCATCATCGCCACGTTGCTGCGCGTCGCGCAGGGCTCAGCCACCGTCGCGCTGACGACGACGGCCGGTCTGCTCAGCGCGGGGGCCGCCCAGGCCGACCTGAGCAGCCTTCAACTCACGCTGATGGTGATCGCGATCGCGGCGGGCGCCACCGTGCTCTCCCACGTCAACGACTCAGGTTTCTGGCTGGTCAGCCGGTTCTTCGGGATGGACGTCAAGACGACGCTGAAGACGTGGACGGTGATGGAGACGGCGCTGGGCCTCAGCGCGTTCGTCCTGGCCCTGGCCCTCTGGATGGTGGCGTGA
- a CDS encoding DoxX family protein yields the protein MLIRRIARPMLSAVFIARGVDALRSPKPAADATRPTLEGLSKLPDPVGTNVPSDAETVARVNAAVQIGGGLLLATGKLPRLASSVLALSVVPGSLGGHAFWQETDPQRKTDERRAFVTDISLIGGLIIAAVDTEGKPSLGWRGRRAAHKVTEVVGAALPAGAATGGVLADSALAEKVGHGLQVGAERGRELAQVARERGTELAEVARERGPEWAEVARKRGAELAEVARERGTELAEVARERGPELAETARKRAPELAETARTQVKQRRRR from the coding sequence ATGTTGATCCGACGAATCGCGCGCCCCATGCTCTCAGCGGTGTTCATCGCCCGCGGTGTCGACGCCCTCCGCAGCCCCAAACCGGCGGCCGACGCCACCCGTCCGACCCTCGAGGGGCTGAGCAAGCTGCCAGACCCGGTCGGCACGAACGTGCCCTCCGACGCCGAAACGGTCGCGCGCGTCAACGCCGCCGTGCAGATCGGCGGCGGCCTGCTGCTGGCCACGGGCAAGCTGCCCAGGCTGGCGTCGTCGGTGCTGGCGCTCAGCGTGGTGCCGGGCAGCCTTGGCGGACATGCCTTCTGGCAAGAGACCGATCCGCAGCGCAAGACCGACGAGCGACGCGCCTTTGTCACCGACATCAGCCTGATCGGCGGGCTGATCATCGCGGCCGTCGACACCGAAGGCAAACCGTCGCTGGGATGGCGGGGCCGCCGGGCCGCCCACAAGGTCACCGAAGTCGTCGGGGCCGCGCTGCCGGCCGGCGCCGCAACCGGCGGGGTGCTCGCCGACAGCGCGCTGGCCGAGAAGGTCGGCCACGGCCTTCAGGTCGGCGCGGAGCGGGGTCGCGAACTCGCCCAGGTCGCCCGTGAGCGCGGGACCGAACTGGCCGAGGTGGCCCGCGAACGGGGCCCGGAATGGGCCGAGGTGGCCCGCAAGCGCGGCGCCGAACTGGCCGAGGTGGCCCGTGAGCGCGGGACCGAACTGGCGGAGGTGGCCCGTGAGCGGGGACCCGAGCTGGCCGAGACCGCGCGTAAACGTGCTCCGGAGTTGGCCGAGACCGCGCGCACTCAGGTCAAACAACGCCGCCGGCGCTGA
- a CDS encoding DUF6328 family protein — protein MDVEQPGTPEPWDHNRSETEAQRLDRNWAGLLQELRVAQTGVQLLTGFLLILPFSDEFGKLDAVMRGVYLGTVGCSIGATVLFVAPVIMHRLLFRRRRLRTLVTTSHRYAVVGTLLLGLALTGVATIIFDAVMGRAYAWTAGACTLATLGVFWYAIPLRGRNSPGDPY, from the coding sequence GTGGACGTCGAGCAGCCAGGGACCCCCGAGCCGTGGGATCACAACCGCAGCGAGACGGAAGCTCAACGGCTGGACCGTAATTGGGCGGGTCTGTTACAGGAACTACGGGTTGCCCAAACCGGGGTCCAACTGTTGACGGGATTTCTGCTGATCCTGCCGTTCTCCGACGAGTTCGGCAAACTCGACGCGGTGATGCGCGGGGTCTACCTGGGCACGGTCGGCTGTTCGATCGGTGCGACCGTGTTGTTCGTCGCGCCGGTGATCATGCACCGGTTGTTGTTCCGCCGCCGCAGGCTCAGGACGCTGGTGACCACCTCACACAGGTACGCCGTGGTGGGCACCCTGCTGCTGGGTCTCGCGCTCACCGGCGTGGCGACGATCATCTTCGACGCCGTGATGGGCCGGGCGTACGCCTGGACCGCAGGCGCCTGCACGCTGGCGACCCTGGGCGTGTTCTGGTACGCGATACCGCTACGGGGCCGCAATTCACCAGGCGACCCATACTGA
- a CDS encoding xylulokinase: MDLVAGIDSSTQSCKVVICRADTGEIVRSASSPHPAGTEVDPRLWWTALQSAIDEAGGIDDVAALSVGAQQHGMVCLDDSGRTIRNALLWNDTRSDTAADELVRELGGAQQWAQRVGVVPVAAITASKLRWLADHEPAHADATAAVCLPHDWLTWRLSGSSDIASLRTDRSDASGTGYYSAERDAYQPDLLELAMRGRRPMVPTVLGPRDVAGHLGSGAVLGPGAGDNAAAALGLGAGLGDGIVSLGTSGVVSAVSAAAPHDPEGLVAGFADATGRQLPLVCTLNGAPVLAAVARMLNVDFAELDRLALSAPAGAQGLTLVPYLEGERSPNLPGAAGALHGVTTRNLLAANVARAAVEGVLASMAYCIEKICAQGVDVARLILVGGAMRSEAVRRIAPAVWGAPVDVPAPAEYVALGAARQAAWTLTQQDSPPVWSFGVTTPYTAEPTPQVLDQYRAAQPLTLR; encoded by the coding sequence GTGGATCTCGTTGCCGGAATCGACTCATCCACCCAGTCGTGCAAGGTGGTGATCTGCCGGGCCGACACCGGCGAGATCGTCAGATCGGCGTCCTCGCCGCATCCGGCGGGTACGGAGGTGGACCCGCGGCTGTGGTGGACCGCATTGCAATCCGCCATTGACGAGGCGGGCGGAATCGACGACGTCGCGGCGCTGTCGGTCGGCGCCCAGCAGCACGGCATGGTGTGTCTGGACGACTCTGGACGTACTATTCGAAATGCGTTGCTGTGGAACGATACTCGATCCGACACCGCGGCCGACGAACTGGTGCGCGAGCTGGGTGGCGCCCAGCAGTGGGCCCAGCGCGTCGGCGTGGTGCCGGTCGCGGCGATCACCGCGTCCAAACTGCGGTGGCTGGCCGATCACGAACCCGCGCACGCCGACGCGACCGCGGCGGTGTGCCTACCGCACGACTGGCTGACGTGGCGGTTGAGCGGGTCCAGCGACATCGCGTCGCTGCGCACCGACCGCAGCGACGCCAGCGGAACGGGCTACTACTCCGCCGAGCGCGACGCCTACCAGCCCGACCTGCTCGAGTTGGCGATGCGCGGTCGCCGCCCGATGGTGCCGACGGTGCTGGGTCCGCGCGACGTGGCCGGGCATCTCGGGTCCGGGGCGGTGCTCGGGCCGGGAGCGGGGGACAACGCCGCGGCGGCGCTGGGGTTGGGGGCCGGGCTGGGCGACGGCATCGTGTCGCTCGGCACCTCGGGGGTGGTCAGCGCGGTCAGCGCCGCCGCCCCGCATGACCCCGAAGGCCTGGTCGCCGGATTCGCCGACGCGACGGGACGACAACTTCCGCTGGTGTGCACGCTGAACGGCGCACCGGTGTTGGCGGCGGTCGCACGCATGCTCAACGTGGACTTCGCGGAACTGGACAGGCTGGCGTTGTCGGCGCCCGCGGGTGCGCAGGGATTGACGCTGGTGCCCTACCTCGAAGGTGAGCGGTCGCCGAACCTTCCCGGCGCCGCAGGCGCACTGCACGGCGTGACCACACGGAACCTGCTGGCCGCCAACGTCGCCCGCGCCGCCGTCGAGGGTGTGCTCGCCTCGATGGCGTACTGCATCGAGAAGATCTGCGCGCAGGGCGTCGACGTCGCACGTCTCATCCTGGTCGGCGGCGCAATGCGCTCGGAGGCCGTGCGCCGGATCGCGCCGGCGGTCTGGGGCGCGCCCGTCGACGTGCCGGCACCCGCCGAGTACGTCGCGCTCGGCGCGGCCAGGCAGGCGGCGTGGACTCTGACACAACAGGATTCACCACCGGTATGGTCGTTCGGCGTGACCACGCCCTATACCGCCGAACCGACTCCGCAGGTGTTGGACCAGTACCGTGCGGCGCAGCCGCTGACGCTGCGGTGA
- a CDS encoding MBL fold metallo-hydrolase, which produces MNYSWERLEDAVFRCRLPFLDVTIGLVAGSAGTLLIDTGTTLTEAGAIAADVEAMGHRDVSHILLTHNHFDHILGSAAFPDAEIYCAPQVAATMSERRDHLRDDAAKHGADLAEVDRAIAALPEPQRSVTAAVVDLGDIAVTVGHLGPGHTDHDLIAIVSGPEVTVVFCGDLVEESGDPCVGEDSDLAAWPATLDRLLEAGGSDARYVPGHGAVVDAEFVRRQRRWLVGRV; this is translated from the coding sequence GTGAACTACTCCTGGGAGCGTCTGGAGGACGCCGTATTCCGCTGCCGCCTACCGTTTCTCGACGTCACCATCGGGCTGGTGGCAGGCAGCGCGGGCACTCTGCTGATTGACACCGGCACCACCCTCACCGAAGCCGGCGCCATCGCCGCCGACGTCGAGGCGATGGGGCACCGCGATGTCAGCCATATCCTGCTGACCCACAATCACTTTGACCATATCCTCGGGTCGGCGGCATTTCCCGACGCGGAGATCTACTGTGCACCGCAGGTCGCGGCGACGATGTCTGAGCGTCGTGACCATCTCCGCGACGACGCCGCCAAACACGGCGCCGACCTCGCCGAGGTGGACCGCGCGATCGCCGCCCTGCCCGAGCCGCAGCGTTCGGTCACCGCCGCGGTCGTCGACCTCGGTGACATCGCCGTGACGGTCGGTCACCTGGGTCCCGGTCACACCGACCACGACCTGATTGCGATCGTGTCCGGACCGGAGGTCACCGTGGTGTTCTGCGGCGACCTCGTCGAGGAATCCGGGGACCCGTGCGTCGGCGAGGACTCCGATCTGGCGGCATGGCCCGCCACGCTCGACCGGCTCCTCGAGGCCGGCGGCAGCGACGCGCGCTACGTACCCGGTCACGGAGCCGTCGTCGACGCGGAGTTCGTCCGTCGGCAGCGGCGATGGCTCGTCGGACGCGTGTGA
- a CDS encoding HD domain-containing phosphohydrolase — MALHRPGPETAELPRRAELLAALSVAIDLGLGQPAEHMLRSALIATRLADRLGLSAEQRNCTYYTTLIMWIGCHADSHEYARWFGDDIAVRRDSYLLDWSGLPYLWFLMSNVGRGEPLTHRLSVMATLFANAKGHLSRLIHSHCTSAALLADRIGLGPDVQAALAFAFERYDGGGLPTGAHGDTIPVQMRVAQLADMAEVHHRIGGVEGAVAMARRRRGGQFDPQLVDTFVTNAEEVLAGPAAGDVWAAALREAPERNQRLDERALDAILVALGDFVDLKCPFTLGHSRKVGQLAADAATVAGLDAETVALTRRAGHIHDLGRIGVSNQVWSKPGPLSAAEFERVRLHPYLTVRILHQVRGLERVAQLAGNHHECVNGTGYPRGLAGAALSRADRILAAAVSYQSGCEPRPYRQPLSAPSAARRLDERVRAGELDATAVEAVLHAAGQRAQRAVHRPGGLTVREVEVLCLVARGASNKEIAAALVISEKTARNHVERTYAKIGVSNRIGASMYALQQGLIEAEAQGS, encoded by the coding sequence ATGGCATTGCACCGGCCGGGACCTGAGACGGCCGAATTGCCGCGTCGCGCGGAGCTATTGGCCGCGCTGTCGGTGGCGATCGACCTCGGCCTCGGGCAACCCGCCGAACACATGTTGCGATCGGCCCTGATCGCCACCCGGCTCGCCGACCGGCTGGGGCTGAGCGCCGAGCAACGCAACTGCACCTACTACACGACCCTGATCATGTGGATCGGATGCCATGCCGACTCACACGAATACGCCAGGTGGTTCGGCGACGACATCGCAGTGCGCCGCGACTCCTACCTGCTCGACTGGTCGGGGCTGCCGTACCTGTGGTTCCTGATGAGCAACGTCGGCCGCGGGGAGCCGCTGACGCACCGGCTGAGCGTCATGGCCACGCTTTTCGCCAACGCCAAAGGCCACCTGTCCCGGCTGATCCACTCACACTGCACATCGGCGGCACTGCTTGCCGATCGGATCGGCCTGGGGCCAGATGTGCAGGCGGCCCTGGCTTTCGCGTTCGAGCGCTACGACGGGGGAGGGTTACCGACGGGCGCACACGGCGACACGATCCCGGTGCAGATGCGCGTCGCCCAGCTTGCCGACATGGCAGAGGTGCACCACCGGATCGGCGGTGTGGAAGGGGCGGTGGCGATGGCCCGCCGCAGGCGTGGCGGTCAGTTCGACCCCCAACTCGTCGACACGTTCGTCACCAACGCCGAGGAGGTGCTGGCCGGTCCGGCGGCCGGCGACGTGTGGGCCGCGGCGCTGCGCGAGGCACCCGAACGCAACCAGCGCTTGGACGAACGCGCGCTGGATGCCATACTCGTCGCCCTTGGCGATTTCGTCGACCTGAAATGTCCTTTCACGCTGGGCCATTCACGGAAGGTGGGGCAGCTCGCCGCCGACGCGGCAACGGTGGCCGGGCTGGACGCCGAAACCGTCGCGCTGACGCGGCGGGCGGGTCACATCCACGACCTAGGCCGCATCGGGGTGTCGAACCAGGTGTGGTCCAAACCGGGACCGCTGTCCGCGGCCGAGTTCGAGCGGGTACGGCTGCACCCGTATCTCACGGTAAGGATCCTGCACCAGGTGCGCGGTCTGGAGCGGGTGGCGCAACTGGCGGGCAACCACCACGAATGCGTGAACGGCACCGGTTATCCACGCGGTCTGGCCGGGGCCGCGCTCAGCCGCGCCGACCGCATCCTGGCCGCCGCGGTGAGCTACCAATCCGGTTGTGAGCCACGCCCTTACCGACAACCCCTTTCCGCGCCGTCCGCAGCGCGCAGGCTTGACGAGCGGGTGCGCGCCGGGGAACTCGACGCGACGGCGGTGGAAGCGGTGCTGCACGCCGCCGGCCAGCGCGCGCAGCGCGCCGTCCACCGTCCCGGCGGGCTGACCGTGCGGGAGGTCGAAGTGCTGTGCCTGGTCGCGCGCGGCGCCTCCAACAAGGAGATCGCCGCCGCGCTGGTGATCAGCGAGAAGACGGCGCGCAACCATGTCGAGCGCACCTACGCCAAGATCGGGGTGTCCAACCGCATCGGCGCCAGCATGTATGCCTTGCAGCAAGGGCTGATCGAGGCCGAAGCTCAAGGCAGTTGA
- the mddA gene encoding methanethiol S-methyltransferase, translating into MNRLLIVGYGAVSYAVFVLAFLYAIGFVGDIGVPRTVSHGIPAPLAQALAINVALLAVFAVQHSVMARPGFKRWWTRLIPQAVERSTYVLLASAALLLLYWQWRSMPAVLWDVTSTAGRLAVWALFWFGWAMVFAATFLINHFDLFGLRQVYLAWRGRPYTEIAFQVRLLYRLVRHPLMLGFIIAFWAAPTMTAGRLLFAAVTTGYILVAIRLEERDLTATLGADYHAYRRRVPMLVPRVSTPHPATAQARRAGPEIA; encoded by the coding sequence ATGAACCGGTTACTCATCGTCGGCTACGGCGCCGTCAGCTACGCCGTTTTCGTGCTCGCCTTCCTGTATGCCATCGGGTTCGTCGGCGACATCGGTGTCCCGCGCACCGTGTCGCACGGGATCCCCGCGCCGCTCGCCCAAGCGCTGGCGATCAACGTGGCGCTGCTCGCGGTGTTCGCCGTTCAGCACAGCGTTATGGCCAGGCCGGGCTTCAAACGGTGGTGGACCAGGCTGATCCCGCAGGCCGTCGAACGCAGCACCTACGTGCTGCTGGCCAGTGCCGCGCTGCTTCTGCTGTATTGGCAGTGGCGATCGATGCCGGCGGTGCTGTGGGACGTCACGTCCACGGCGGGCCGGCTGGCGGTCTGGGCGCTGTTCTGGTTCGGGTGGGCCATGGTGTTCGCCGCGACGTTCCTGATCAACCATTTCGACCTGTTCGGGCTTCGACAGGTCTATCTGGCCTGGCGGGGACGGCCGTACACCGAGATCGCCTTTCAGGTCCGGCTGCTGTACCGGCTGGTGCGCCACCCGCTGATGCTGGGCTTCATCATCGCGTTCTGGGCGGCGCCGACGATGACGGCCGGGCGGCTGCTGTTCGCGGCGGTCACCACCGGCTACATCCTGGTGGCGATCCGACTCGAGGAGCGCGACCTGACCGCCACGCTCGGCGCGGACTACCACGCCTACCGCCGGCGCGTGCCGATGCTGGTGCCGCGGGTGAGCACACCGCACCCGGCGACAGCACAGGCCCGGCGGGCAGGCCCGGAAATCGCGTAG